In a single window of the Zea mays cultivar B73 chromosome 5, Zm-B73-REFERENCE-NAM-5.0, whole genome shotgun sequence genome:
- the LOC103627401 gene encoding la protein 1 — protein sequence MAAPAAAPLDEGKAKKVLRQVEFYFSDSNLPRDKFLRETVEQSDDGLVSLPLICSFSRMKSHLGLDADVKPETVPEETVLAVAEVLRPSPALRVSEDGKKIGRASELLKPDEIIEQVDSRTIAVSPLPCNVKQEDVQSFFTNYAKVNSVRLPRNIANKKHFCGTALVEFSEEEEAKRIMETALVFAGANLEIRPKKEFDAEQKSKKEAYEKTHLKKDNQYEGYQKGLIVAFKLEKATADTVVQQDNIDKENDSATKLDVSSSMEKPSGQGPEESILESDVIKQGMSSDDMTKEKDLNTGEATESEKCISDVPIESDKHGDSEPLSREGKIISGNVNVKNQISREDLKEAFKKFGAVRYVDFSIGDNSGYLRFEDSKAAEKARMSAVLADGGLIIKDHIVTLEPVTGEAEKDYWDTIRSIQGKYKDSRSYKGRASNNQRGGKRFNAKRDRNPDSEKNSNKARKVEAIA from the exons AtggccgctcccgccgccgcgccgctCGACGAGGGCAAGGCGAAGAAAGTCCTTCGCCAG GTCGAGTTCTACTTCAGCGACAGCAACCTCCCCCGCGATAAGTTCCTGCGGGAGACGGTCGAGCAGAGCGATGACGGAT TGGTGAGCTTGCCCTTGATATGCTCCTTCTCGCGGATGAAGTCCCACCTGGGGCTGGACGCAGATGTCAAGCCCGAGACTGTGCCGGAGGAGACCGTGCTTGCGGTTGCTGAGGTGCTCCGGCCTTCTCCTGCCCTCCGCGTATCGGAGGATG GAAAGAAGATTGGTAGAGCTAGTGAACTCTTGAAGCCAGATGAGATCATAGAACAAGTAGACTCTAGGACTATTGCTGTATCTCCGCTGCCTTGCAATGTAAAGCAGGAAGACGTCCAATCTTTTTTCACAAATTATGCAAAG GTAAACAGCGTGAGACTTCCACGCAATATTGCCAACAAAAAACACTTCTGTGGGACTGCTTTGGTTGAGTTTTCTGAAGAAGAGGAAGCAAAAAGAATTATGGAGACTGCTTTAGTATTTGCAGGGGCAAATCTGGAAATAAGGCCAAA GAAGGAGTTTGATGCTGAGCAAAAGTCCAAAAAAGAAGCATATGAAAAGACACACCTTAAAAAGGACAACCAGTATGAAGG CTATCAAAAAGGCCTAATTGTGGCCTTCAAATTGGAGAAGGCCACAGCTGATACTGTAGTGCAGCAAGATAACATAGATAAAGAGAATGACTCTGCTACGAAATTAGATGTTTCCAGTTCCATGGAAAAACCTTCAGGCCAGGGGCCAGAGGAGTCTATCCTTGAGAGCGATGTTATTAAGCAAGGGATGTCCTCAGATGACATGACCAAAGAGAAAGATCTAAACACTGGGGAAGCTACAGAATCTGAGAAGTGTATTAGTGATGTCCCCATAGAAAGTGATAAACATGGTGATAGTGAACCATTGAGCAGGGAAGGCAAAATCATTTCTGGCAATGTGAATGTGAAGAACCAAATATCGAGGGAGGATCTAAAAGAAGCATTCAAAAAATTTGGAGCTGTCCGG TATGTGGACTTCAGCATCGGAGATAATTCAGGATACCTTCGCTTTGAAGATTCTAAGGCAGCTGAAAAAGCCCGCATGTCTGCAGTACTTGCTGATGGTGGCTTGATAATTAAGGACCACATTGTTACTTTGGAGCCTGTGACTG GTGAAGCTGAGAAGGATTATTGGGACACAATCCGCAGTATTCAAGGAAAGTACAAGGATAGTAGAAGCTACAAGGGAAG GGCTTCAAATAACCAGAGAGGAGGAAAGCGTTTCAACGCGAAGCGAGATAGAAACCCAGACTCGGAGAAGAATTCTAACAAGGCTCGGAAGGTTGAAGCTATCGCATGA
- the LOC103627400 gene encoding protein N-lysine methyltransferase METTL21A, whose protein sequence is MVASLQCLHGPPAEMQFTASPVVELPVGGAVLMFEQDNDSFEVGISVWPSSLVLVKFVERCIRDPALPFADVLRFPGTRAVELGSGCGPAGLGLSRLGLTDIAAVLPALRRNLRRNRVHLSRTPRLAQLHWNCPAHLATLATPRRFDLVVAADVVYVQESVPHLIAAMDALADAERGVVLLGYQIRSPEAHQVFWETVPAVFP, encoded by the coding sequence ATGGTCGCTTCGCTTCAGTGTCTTCACGGGCCGCCGGCGGAGATGCAGTTCACAGCGTCTCCGGTGGTGGAGCTTCCGGTCGGCGGCGCGGTGCTGATGTTCGAGCAGGACAACGACTCCTTCGAGGTGGGCATCTCTGTGTGGCCCTCGTCCCTGGTCCTCGTCAAGTTCGTCGAGCGCTGCATCCGCGACCCGGCCCTCCCCTTTGCCGACGTGCTCCGCTTCCCGGGAACTCGGGCCGTGGAGCTCGGGTCCGGGTGCGGCCCGGCAGGACTTGGCCTCTCCCGCCTCGGCCTCACCGACATCGCCGCCGTGCTCCCGGCGCTCCGTCGCAACCTGCGGCGCAACCGAGTccacctctcccgcacgcctcgcCTCGCCCAGCTCCACTGGAACTGCCCCGCGCATCTCGCCACGCTAGCCACCCCGCGCCGCTTCGATCTCGTCGTCGCCGCAGACGTGGTCTACGTGCAGGAGTCTGTGCCGCACCTCATCGCGGCCATGGATGCGCTCGCCGACGCCGAGCGCGGCGTGGTGCTGCTCGGCTACCAGATCCGGTCGCCCGAGGCGCACCAGGTGTTCTGGGAGACCGTTCCGGCTGTCTTCCCTTAG